A DNA window from Bombus huntii isolate Logan2020A chromosome 10, iyBomHunt1.1, whole genome shotgun sequence contains the following coding sequences:
- the LOC126870090 gene encoding transcription initiation factor TFIID subunit 8 isoform X1: MDIQTTNTRRKILNHVVCSILVECGYDTCEKQALEILTEMLQSFLIEVGESARNYCELSGRTEPLIADVIVALINMGIKLDNLESYGKRANRTVLPQLQQQTQSKQLNILQAGVKQSHPSHIPSYLPPFPDPHAYIRTPTHKQPVTEYEAIREKAATQKRDIERALTRFIAKTGDTHSLFLTEDNSMFPLISCKPQFPSYLSALLPQDQVFETDQDFQFEPSPIKKRKEQEREESEEGMKGQNEDVEQNGETTTQQDVIDNPYLRPGKIPKNKMPGVSVPGLHSIKRDSLE; encoded by the exons ATGGACATTCAAACAACAAATAcgcgaagaaaaatattgaatcATGTAGTTTGTAGCATTCTGGTGGAATGTGGTTACGACACTTGTGAGAAGCAAGCATTAGAAATTCTCACAGAAATGTTACAGTCtt ttCTTATAGAGGTTGGAGAGTCTGCAAGAAATTACTGTGAACTGTCTGGTAGGACGGAACCACTCATTGCGGATGTTATAGTAGCATTAATAAATATGGgtataaaattagataatcTGGAAAGTTATGGCAAGAGGGCTAACAGAACAGTTTTGCCTCAGCTTCAACAACAAACTCAATCAAAGCagttaaatattttgcaagCTGGAGTGAAACAAAGTCATCCATCTCATATACCAAGTTATTTACCACCTTTTCCTGATCCGCATGCATACATTAGAACACCG ACGCATAAACAGCCAGTAACAGAATATGAAGCAATAAGAGAAAAAGCAGCAACACAAAAACGTGATATTGAAAGAGCTTTGACAAGGTTCATTGCAAAAACTGGAGATACACATAGTCTATTTTTAACAGAAGATAATAGTATGTTTCCAT TAATATCATGTAAACCACAATTTCCTAGTTACCTTTCTGCACTCCTTCCACAAGATCAAGTTTTTGAAACCGATCAAGATTTTCAATTTGAACCAAGTCcaattaaaaagagaaaggagcaagaaagagaagaatcaGAAGAAG gTATGAAAGGACAAAATGAAGATGTTGAACAAAATGGAGAAACTACAACACAGCAAGATGTTATAGATAATCCTTACTTAAGACCTGGGAAGAtaccaaaaaataaaatgcCAGGAGTCTCAGTTCCTGGATTACATTCGATAAAGAGGGATTCTCttgaatga
- the LOC126870090 gene encoding transcription initiation factor TFIID subunit 8 isoform X2, whose protein sequence is MDIQTTNTRRKILNHVVCSILVECGYDTFLIEVGESARNYCELSGRTEPLIADVIVALINMGIKLDNLESYGKRANRTVLPQLQQQTQSKQLNILQAGVKQSHPSHIPSYLPPFPDPHAYIRTPTHKQPVTEYEAIREKAATQKRDIERALTRFIAKTGDTHSLFLTEDNSMFPLISCKPQFPSYLSALLPQDQVFETDQDFQFEPSPIKKRKEQEREESEEGMKGQNEDVEQNGETTTQQDVIDNPYLRPGKIPKNKMPGVSVPGLHSIKRDSLE, encoded by the exons ATGGACATTCAAACAACAAATAcgcgaagaaaaatattgaatcATGTAGTTTGTAGCATTCTGGTGGAATGTGGTTACGACACTT ttCTTATAGAGGTTGGAGAGTCTGCAAGAAATTACTGTGAACTGTCTGGTAGGACGGAACCACTCATTGCGGATGTTATAGTAGCATTAATAAATATGGgtataaaattagataatcTGGAAAGTTATGGCAAGAGGGCTAACAGAACAGTTTTGCCTCAGCTTCAACAACAAACTCAATCAAAGCagttaaatattttgcaagCTGGAGTGAAACAAAGTCATCCATCTCATATACCAAGTTATTTACCACCTTTTCCTGATCCGCATGCATACATTAGAACACCG ACGCATAAACAGCCAGTAACAGAATATGAAGCAATAAGAGAAAAAGCAGCAACACAAAAACGTGATATTGAAAGAGCTTTGACAAGGTTCATTGCAAAAACTGGAGATACACATAGTCTATTTTTAACAGAAGATAATAGTATGTTTCCAT TAATATCATGTAAACCACAATTTCCTAGTTACCTTTCTGCACTCCTTCCACAAGATCAAGTTTTTGAAACCGATCAAGATTTTCAATTTGAACCAAGTCcaattaaaaagagaaaggagcaagaaagagaagaatcaGAAGAAG gTATGAAAGGACAAAATGAAGATGTTGAACAAAATGGAGAAACTACAACACAGCAAGATGTTATAGATAATCCTTACTTAAGACCTGGGAAGAtaccaaaaaataaaatgcCAGGAGTCTCAGTTCCTGGATTACATTCGATAAAGAGGGATTCTCttgaatga